The following coding sequences lie in one Dysgonomonas mossii genomic window:
- a CDS encoding PepSY-associated TM helix domain-containing protein — protein MEKNSVSSSSRTLRRWARIIHRDLGFLMVGVSLVYAISGILLNHMNGKDPAFHTEEVTLQAEKELNSQELTYWWNDRKDVPPLRKILSIDDQHLRLMLDGGVGVYNSESGMLDYEKHSKRQFVYWINKLHYNKVKGWSVMADFFAVSLIFFALSGLIMVKGKNGISGRGKWYLLLGLIIPVLYIVLS, from the coding sequence ATGGAGAAGAATTCAGTATCGTCGAGCAGTAGAACATTGCGCCGTTGGGCAAGGATTATCCATAGAGATTTAGGATTTCTGATGGTTGGAGTCAGTCTTGTTTATGCGATTTCGGGAATTCTATTGAATCATATGAACGGAAAAGACCCGGCTTTTCATACCGAAGAGGTAACTCTGCAAGCTGAAAAAGAACTCAATTCGCAAGAGTTGACATATTGGTGGAACGATAGGAAAGATGTTCCGCCTTTGCGGAAAATTCTATCGATAGATGATCAGCATCTTAGATTGATGCTAGACGGTGGAGTCGGCGTTTACAATTCGGAAAGTGGAATGCTGGATTACGAAAAGCATAGCAAACGACAGTTCGTTTATTGGATAAATAAGCTTCATTACAATAAAGTAAAGGGCTGGAGTGTAATGGCAGATTTCTTTGCCGTATCTCTCATTTTCTTTGCCTTGTCAGGTCTTATTATGGTAAAAGGGAAAAATGGTATTAGTGGACGGGGCAAATGGTACCTACTATTGGGGCTTATAATACCAGTCCTTTATATCGTGCTTTCTTGA